A window of the Pyrodictium abyssi genome harbors these coding sequences:
- a CDS encoding potassium channel protein has protein sequence MKRLKIIAAVLATLTAILVVSAAIFYTFERAANPGMSFLDALYWAFITATTIGYGDITPTTIPGRIVAVVAAIAGIAAFTALIGVVADALVDSATRRVLGVSSIRKRGHIVVLGWSPLAPILIREIKANIRDADIVVVDEKVPLTVGDGVQVVRGDPLDREALEKASISQARYIVVAEIDDSRAVLEVLHARRANKQAKIVAMVVDSENVDILRQAGADHVVPVTIAAMLAASFIFEPSVPQVLIDLASSVIGLADVVEEDASQYVGKQFGDVLLEAKRRQNKIPIAVYSAEKGLLVNPPWDYVVSEGDRLISIISGNQ, from the coding sequence GTGAAACGGCTAAAGATAATCGCCGCGGTGTTGGCGACACTCACAGCAATACTTGTCGTGAGCGCGGCCATATTCTATACTTTCGAGCGTGCTGCGAACCCCGGCATGAGCTTCCTTGACGCCCTCTACTGGGCCTTCATAACCGCCACCACGATAGGCTACGGTGACATAACGCCCACTACTATACCCGGCCGCATAGTAGCCGTAGTAGCCGCTATAGCCGGTATAGCAGCGTTCACGGCTCTGATAGGGGTAGTAGCGGACGCTCTCGTGGATAGCGCTACCCGCCGCGTCCTAGGCGTGAGCAGTATCAGGAAGCGCGGCCACATAGTAGTCCTCGGCTGGAGCCCGCTCGCGCCGATACTGATACGCGAGATAAAGGCCAATATCCGGGATGCTGATATAGTAGTTGTTGACGAGAAAGTCCCCCTAACGGTAGGTGATGGAGTACAGGTTGTACGTGGCGACCCGCTGGACCGTGAGGCGCTAGAAAAAGCGTCAATAAGCCAGGCAAGGTACATAGTAGTGGCCGAGATAGATGATTCGCGTGCTGTACTAGAGGTGCTCCACGCTAGAAGGGCTAACAAGCAGGCAAAGATAGTAGCAATGGTAGTTGACAGCGAGAATGTCGACATACTTAGACAGGCTGGTGCAGACCACGTTGTACCGGTAACAATAGCGGCCATGTTGGCTGCAAGCTTCATATTCGAGCCCAGCGTGCCGCAGGTCCTCATAGACTTGGCTAGTAGCGTTATAGGCCTAGCCGATGTGGTCGAAGAGGATGCCTCGCAGTACGTGGGTAAGCAGTTCGGTGACGTGCTGCTAGAGGCTAAGAGAAGGCAGAATAAGATACCGATAGCAGTATACAGTGCTGAGAAGGGCCTACTAGTGAACCCGCCTTGGGACTACGTAGTGAGTGAAGGCGACCGTTTGATATCGATAATAAGCGGTAACCAGTAG